A section of the Bacteroidales bacterium genome encodes:
- the rsgA gene encoding ribosome small subunit-dependent GTPase A, which produces MKGLVTKTTGSWYTVACENGQTIPCKIKGNFRLQMSKTTNPVVVGDRVTLELTPDGKTGLITSIEERKNYIIRKPSNLSRQYHILAANIDQALLVVTVAFPQTPFEFIDRFLVTAEAYRIPAFLVFNKKDLFTGPLQELLDEATEIYQKAGYGYFLTSVTKKDGIEPVAELLKNKITLISGLSGTGKSSLINAIEPGLHLKTGDISHYHLQGKHITTFYEMFPLSSGGYVIDSPGLRGFGLVDMKKEEIFHFFPEIFKTAANCQYYNCLHLNEPGCAVQKAVEEGTIPYSRYRSYINIVTEEDTKYRT; this is translated from the coding sequence ATGAAGGGCCTTGTAACCAAAACCACCGGAAGCTGGTATACGGTAGCCTGTGAAAACGGACAAACGATTCCCTGCAAGATCAAGGGAAACTTTCGCCTGCAGATGTCAAAAACAACCAATCCTGTGGTTGTCGGAGACCGCGTAACCCTGGAACTGACTCCTGACGGAAAAACCGGATTGATTACCTCCATAGAGGAAAGGAAAAACTATATCATCCGTAAACCCAGCAATCTCTCCCGGCAATACCACATCTTGGCCGCCAACATTGACCAGGCTTTGCTGGTGGTAACCGTCGCCTTTCCCCAAACCCCCTTTGAATTTATCGACCGGTTTCTGGTGACAGCCGAAGCATACAGAATCCCTGCCTTTCTGGTCTTCAATAAAAAGGACCTTTTTACAGGACCTTTGCAGGAACTTCTCGACGAGGCAACCGAAATTTACCAAAAAGCCGGGTACGGTTATTTCCTTACTTCTGTCACTAAAAAAGACGGTATTGAACCGGTGGCGGAGTTGCTGAAAAACAAGATTACACTGATTTCGGGCCTGAGCGGCACAGGAAAATCAAGCCTGATCAATGCCATTGAACCAGGTCTGCATCTCAAAACAGGCGATATTTCGCATTACCACCTGCAGGGGAAACATATTACAACCTTTTATGAAATGTTCCCCCTCAGCAGCGGAGGGTATGTGATCGACAGCCCGGGTTTAAGAGGATTCGGACTGGTTGATATGAAAAAAGAAGAAATCTTTCACTTCTTCCCCGAGATTTTTAAAACCGCCGCAAATTGCCAGTACTACAACTGCCTCCATCTGAATGAGCCCGGATGTGCCGTTCAGAAAGCAGTGGAAGAAGGAACAATCCCTTACTCACGATACCGGAGCTATATCAATATTGTCACCGAAGAAGATACAAAGTACCGCACTTAG